The following coding sequences lie in one Saccharopolyspora hordei genomic window:
- a CDS encoding DUF397 domain-containing protein has product MTREPTGWRKSSRSHQQTACVEVGRVDDGAAVRDSKDREAGYFTTTAHQWQLFVSAVKAGRFDG; this is encoded by the coding sequence ATGACGCGGGAGCCGACTGGCTGGCGGAAGTCAAGCCGTTCACATCAGCAGACTGCGTGTGTCGAGGTCGGTCGGGTCGATGACGGCGCGGCGGTTCGGGACTCGAAGGACCGGGAGGCCGGCTACTTCACGACGACGGCTCATCAGTGGCAGCTGTTCGTCTCGGCCGTCAAGGCAGGCCGCTTCGACGGCTGA
- a CDS encoding type VII secretion target, translating to MGDGFAVSAEQIRAHASKVEQIQARFDAVKSASAHIQQDDQAYGLLCGWIAGVLESRHARQNELIDFVAENLSLAAESLRATADDYESLDQEHADLIQASGGDMP from the coding sequence ATGGGTGACGGTTTCGCTGTCAGCGCCGAGCAGATCCGCGCGCACGCGAGCAAGGTCGAACAGATCCAGGCCCGCTTCGACGCGGTGAAGTCCGCCAGCGCGCACATCCAGCAGGACGACCAGGCCTACGGCCTGCTCTGCGGCTGGATCGCCGGCGTCCTGGAAAGCCGGCACGCCCGGCAGAACGAGCTCATCGACTTCGTGGCGGAGAACCTCTCGCTGGCCGCGGAGTCGCTGCGCGCCACCGCGGACGACTACGAGAGCCTCGACCAGGAGCACGCGGACCTCATCCAAGCCTCCGGTGGAGACATGCCATGA
- a CDS encoding zinc finger protein, giving the protein MHPFHWVPAAGQRHASCTEKPVGCAYPTGTQVTTLCQRDVRADNSEVAWLWATCAECNREARRLAGVEP; this is encoded by the coding sequence ATGCATCCGTTCCACTGGGTGCCTGCTGCTGGGCAGCGGCACGCGAGCTGCACCGAGAAGCCCGTCGGGTGCGCCTACCCGACCGGGACGCAGGTGACGACGCTGTGCCAGCGGGACGTCCGGGCGGACAACAGCGAGGTGGCGTGGTTGTGGGCCACCTGCGCCGAGTGCAACCGGGAGGCTCGGCGGCTCGCCGGTGTCGAGCCGTGA
- a CDS encoding helix-turn-helix domain-containing protein yields MEDAGAALAERLAWLRENFPNPETGKPYEVKAIAATTGISVSQLYKILSGESPNPGWQHLKALAGFFGVPLDTFADTEHGEKVRSQLATLVELRGLKEDGVESVSLRGLTPAQADRIRGVVEDLRRSNTTSGHDGA; encoded by the coding sequence ATGGAAGACGCTGGTGCTGCCCTGGCCGAGCGGCTGGCGTGGTTGCGGGAGAACTTCCCCAACCCGGAGACGGGGAAGCCCTACGAGGTCAAGGCGATCGCCGCAACGACCGGGATCTCCGTGTCACAGCTGTACAAGATCCTCTCCGGCGAGTCCCCCAACCCCGGCTGGCAGCACCTGAAGGCGCTGGCCGGGTTCTTCGGCGTCCCGCTGGACACGTTCGCCGACACCGAGCACGGCGAGAAGGTCCGCAGCCAGCTGGCCACGCTGGTGGAACTCCGCGGCCTCAAGGAGGACGGCGTGGAGTCGGTGAGCCTCCGCGGCCTCACCCCCGCCCAAGCCGACCGCATCCGCGGCGTGGTCGAGGACCTGCGCCGCTCCAACACCACCTCCGGTCACGATGGCGCATGA
- a CDS encoding YbaB/EbfC family nucleoid-associated protein produces the protein MDGNILDPDAARERLAAWKGRIEKLAADTKTMSDRLQEVRVTTTDPKGLVELTIDSTGALVDLRLTNKMTSTRPDEVSRTIMETLAAAKNQLADRSQEIIAETVGTESPAARAIAESVGNHLRTEPAEKKAAPEPDVEEDPENQSFLEKW, from the coding sequence ATGGACGGCAACATCCTCGATCCGGACGCAGCCCGCGAGCGGTTGGCCGCGTGGAAGGGCCGGATCGAAAAGCTCGCCGCTGACACCAAGACGATGAGCGACCGGCTGCAAGAAGTCCGGGTCACCACGACGGACCCGAAGGGCCTGGTCGAGCTCACCATCGACTCGACGGGCGCGCTGGTCGACCTGAGGCTGACCAACAAGATGACCAGCACCCGCCCCGACGAGGTCTCGCGCACGATCATGGAGACCCTCGCCGCGGCGAAGAACCAGCTGGCCGACCGCTCCCAGGAGATCATCGCCGAGACGGTGGGCACCGAGTCCCCGGCAGCGCGCGCCATCGCGGAATCCGTCGGCAACCACCTGCGCACCGAACCGGCCGAGAAGAAGGCCGCCCCTGAGCCCGATGTCGAGGAGGACCCCGAGAACCAGTCCTTCTTGGAGAAGTGGTGA
- a CDS encoding helix-turn-helix domain-containing protein: protein MTRTTGGSPKARIVGAELRRAREEHDVGVRELARRLGMDHSKLSRCESGKTAASPEFVASVLAALGVPEAERERVIELARGADRTNWLSPGLPSADHELTTLIEFEKTASEITEVSPFVISGLLQTSNYARAVMTSGTESPGDLETRVTLRVGRRDVLTRKKGPRFTFLVMETALRTKIGGPVVMADQLRQVVTMSEWPSVTVRVIPADLNIWHPALHGSYILFEFPKADPIVHLEQYASAVFLHEREQTDAYRSATDTLRGLAMSPDDSVKLIAEVAEEMENMT, encoded by the coding sequence ATGACGCGCACCACCGGAGGAAGTCCGAAGGCCCGGATCGTCGGCGCTGAGCTGCGACGAGCGCGAGAGGAACATGACGTAGGCGTGCGCGAACTGGCGCGCAGGCTCGGGATGGACCATTCGAAGCTGTCTCGCTGCGAGAGTGGGAAGACCGCTGCTTCGCCCGAGTTCGTGGCCAGTGTGCTTGCAGCGCTGGGGGTTCCGGAGGCTGAGCGCGAGCGTGTCATCGAGTTGGCCCGCGGAGCGGATCGGACGAACTGGCTCTCTCCCGGTCTCCCAAGCGCGGACCACGAGCTGACCACGCTGATCGAGTTCGAGAAGACGGCCAGCGAGATCACGGAAGTCTCACCGTTCGTCATCTCTGGTCTGCTCCAGACCTCAAACTACGCCCGTGCAGTGATGACGTCTGGCACCGAGTCTCCCGGAGACCTCGAAACTCGCGTGACTCTGCGCGTGGGGCGGCGTGATGTGCTGACCCGCAAGAAGGGGCCGCGCTTCACGTTCCTCGTGATGGAGACGGCGCTGCGCACCAAGATCGGTGGACCGGTGGTCATGGCCGACCAGCTCCGGCAGGTCGTGACCATGTCGGAGTGGCCGAGCGTCACCGTGCGAGTCATCCCGGCAGACCTGAACATCTGGCACCCGGCACTGCACGGCTCCTACATCTTGTTCGAGTTCCCGAAGGCGGATCCCATCGTTCACCTGGAGCAGTACGCATCTGCTGTGTTCCTCCACGAGCGCGAACAAACCGATGCCTATCGAAGCGCGACAGATACGCTGCGCGGGCTGGCGATGAGCCCTGACGACTCGGTCAAGCTCATAGCAGAGGTCGCCGAGGAGATGGAGAACATGACATGA
- a CDS encoding MAB_1171c family putative transporter has protein sequence MTSVVLQAAGTIAVLAAIAKLVQSRRSLTPSVLHLCGAIGAVGVSAALVAQGTLDWVATWEPVPNLGRLVANLLAIVAAVCVHGLLAHLLHEDAEARRVVRVQVVVAALAAVVMTVLLLSAGIPFDPDFLAAFADRPPVAAYLVVFSLYIGWATLAFGWFLRHYISQTSSRWLRAGLRTIQAGCVASGCWAASKIAVAVWSATGHQPGILDPIGGACAAACVALVALGATMPVWGPRAVLPWTWWRAKHLDRRLRPLWSRVAEELPQITLPAGAMGSNAQFALYRRVVEVRDAQLVLRPYVHPEVSAWARRAAEDAGLDERAAHQTAEAACLVTALDAHAAGHRQDPDETSAPYRGVASDTHTEARWLIEVGRAIERSPIVSEVRERARADLPA, from the coding sequence ATGACCAGTGTCGTCCTCCAAGCGGCGGGGACCATCGCGGTGCTGGCCGCGATCGCCAAGCTCGTCCAGTCCCGGCGCTCGCTGACCCCGAGCGTGCTGCACCTGTGCGGCGCGATCGGGGCGGTGGGGGTGTCGGCCGCGCTGGTCGCCCAGGGGACCCTGGACTGGGTGGCCACCTGGGAGCCGGTGCCGAACCTCGGTCGCCTGGTGGCGAACCTGCTGGCCATCGTGGCGGCGGTGTGCGTGCACGGGCTGCTGGCACACCTGCTCCACGAAGACGCCGAGGCGCGCCGCGTGGTGCGCGTCCAGGTGGTGGTGGCCGCGCTCGCCGCGGTCGTCATGACGGTGCTGCTGCTGTCCGCGGGCATCCCGTTCGACCCGGACTTCCTGGCCGCGTTCGCCGACCGGCCGCCGGTCGCCGCCTACCTCGTGGTGTTCTCGCTCTACATCGGCTGGGCGACCCTGGCGTTCGGCTGGTTCCTCCGCCACTACATCTCCCAGACCAGCAGCCGCTGGCTGCGGGCCGGACTGCGCACCATCCAGGCGGGGTGCGTGGCGTCGGGGTGCTGGGCGGCGAGCAAGATCGCCGTCGCGGTCTGGTCGGCAACCGGTCACCAGCCCGGGATCCTCGACCCGATCGGCGGTGCGTGCGCGGCGGCGTGCGTGGCGCTGGTGGCGCTCGGCGCGACCATGCCGGTCTGGGGCCCGCGGGCGGTGCTGCCCTGGACGTGGTGGCGCGCCAAGCACCTCGACCGACGGCTTCGTCCACTGTGGAGCCGAGTGGCCGAGGAGCTGCCGCAGATCACCCTGCCCGCCGGGGCGATGGGGTCCAACGCGCAGTTCGCGCTCTACCGGCGGGTGGTGGAGGTCCGCGACGCCCAGCTCGTCCTGCGCCCCTACGTGCACCCGGAGGTCAGCGCCTGGGCCCGCCGGGCGGCCGAGGACGCCGGGCTCGACGAGCGGGCGGCCCACCAGACCGCGGAAGCCGCCTGCCTGGTCACCGCGCTCGACGCGCACGCCGCGGGCCACCGGCAGGACCCCGACGAGACCAGCGCGCCGTACCGGGGCGTCGCCTCGGACACCCACACCGAGGCGCGCTGGCTGATCGAGGTGGGCCGGGCGATCGAGCGCTCACCGATCGTGTCCGAGGTGCGGGAGCGGGCGCGCGCCGACCTCCCCGCGTGA
- a CDS encoding RHS repeat-associated core domain-containing protein: MAPKRPRGNGGGDTGGSSHKTRPSQKVGHVDASSSVSKAQDATHQYATAGRAGSNGHSPTTPAGHTPPPKTNTSDPHSTKPGGKDDTPLHDRSDDPQSPTRDADNRNTQGDPIDVATGEMVLRQVDVELQAVLPLVLKRMHLSSYRVGQHFGPSWASTLDQRLELTSAGVSFAAEDGKLLLAPTPAVGATVRFARSRHELTRGEDGGYTLTEHDTGRKLLFSPGDRVLWLATVVDRNGHRIEFDRDADGTAVEVRHSGGYRIRVDSEDGLVRALHLREADNGEDVALMRYVYEEQRLTEVINASGLPMRFTYDHAGRITSWTDRNDAWYRFTYDSEGRVVAGEGSGGFLSGTMEYDRENRITTWTNSQGARTTYHLNEAGQTIREIDPLGAETRFEWNEHDQLLSRTDPLGRTVRYDYDDDGNLIAVTRPDGSQARAEYNALRLPVAVIAPDGSVSRREYDERGNLITSIDPVGAVTSYTYDDRGHLTTITDALGNVRRIETDAAGLPVALTDPQGNTTRCVRDPFGHVTEVIDPLGAVTRLGWTVDGKPAWRTLPDGATERWIYDGEGNLRVHVDVLGQETRTEFTHFDLPSEEIRPDGTRLRFGYDTELRLVCVTNELGAVWRYDYDAVGNLIRETDFNGRVVTYQHDATGQLVARTNGVGETTQFARDAFGNVVERRSGAVTATFTYDPLGRLVEAMDGDTRVTFQRDAAGRVLAETINGRTVASVYDALGRRIRRHTPSGAESVWEYDANSRPVALHMAGRTLRFGYDRVGNEIQREMGPTAVLTQAWDANHRLLSQTVTGAAGRQIQQRSYTYRADGCLTSVDDKLIGSRTFELDRAGRVTVVAGTGWTERYAYDAAGNLTHASWPTSPGADAEALGDREYSGTLIRRAGRVRYEYDAQGRVVLRQRKRLSHKPETWRYSWDADDRLVEVLTPTGARWRYRYDPLGRRVAKQRLTPDGSGIVEQVEFTWDDTVLVEQAHTDGVPNGPQLADRRVMVWDYEPGTFRPLVQRERSQLRDAPQQWFDEQFYSIVTDLVGTPTELVNDQGGIAWYHRTTLWGVTTDRSRTGVYTPLRFPGQYADPETGFNYNFHRHYDAVTGRYGSSDPIGLEGGVNPHLYVPNPHTWLDPLGLKCTSAEEALRDWKSRKMWFGNEQFLLDKAGMKHFLERHHPDYWTGETKKTQTFFDRSMSVKDIENVAVEVMHQNRGELIEKGTNGMYQISGVVDGKEYVLGLNRGRVGQLYPKP, encoded by the coding sequence GTGGCACCGAAGAGGCCCCGAGGCAATGGTGGAGGCGATACCGGCGGGAGTTCCCACAAGACGCGGCCATCGCAGAAGGTCGGTCACGTAGACGCCAGCTCCAGCGTCTCCAAAGCCCAAGACGCCACACACCAGTACGCCACCGCAGGCCGCGCCGGCTCCAACGGCCACAGCCCCACGACCCCGGCAGGCCACACACCGCCGCCGAAGACGAACACGTCGGACCCGCACTCGACGAAGCCTGGCGGCAAGGACGACACCCCGCTGCACGACAGGTCCGACGACCCGCAGAGCCCGACCAGGGACGCGGACAACCGCAACACCCAGGGCGATCCCATCGACGTCGCCACCGGGGAGATGGTCCTGCGTCAGGTCGACGTGGAGCTGCAGGCGGTCCTCCCCCTGGTCCTGAAGCGGATGCACCTGTCGTCGTACCGGGTCGGACAGCACTTCGGTCCCTCCTGGGCGTCCACCCTGGACCAGCGGTTGGAGTTGACCAGCGCCGGTGTGTCCTTCGCCGCGGAAGACGGCAAGCTGCTGCTCGCCCCGACTCCAGCGGTCGGTGCCACGGTGCGGTTCGCTCGCTCGCGCCATGAGCTCACCCGCGGCGAAGACGGTGGCTACACCCTCACCGAACACGACACCGGTCGGAAGCTGCTCTTCTCCCCGGGTGACCGGGTGCTGTGGCTGGCGACGGTCGTGGACCGCAACGGCCACCGCATCGAGTTCGACCGCGATGCCGACGGAACAGCGGTAGAAGTGCGGCACTCGGGTGGCTACCGCATCCGCGTCGACTCCGAGGACGGCTTGGTGAGGGCGCTGCACCTCCGCGAAGCCGACAACGGCGAAGACGTGGCGCTCATGCGTTACGTCTACGAAGAGCAACGGCTCACTGAGGTGATCAACGCGTCGGGCCTGCCGATGCGGTTCACCTACGACCACGCCGGCCGCATCACCAGCTGGACGGACCGCAACGACGCGTGGTACCGCTTCACCTACGACTCCGAGGGTCGTGTGGTGGCTGGTGAGGGGTCTGGTGGCTTCCTCAGCGGCACGATGGAGTACGACCGCGAGAACCGGATCACCACGTGGACGAACTCCCAGGGCGCCCGCACCACCTACCACCTCAACGAAGCGGGCCAAACGATCCGCGAGATCGATCCACTGGGTGCCGAGACCCGGTTCGAGTGGAACGAGCATGATCAACTGCTCTCGCGCACAGACCCTCTCGGCCGAACGGTCCGTTATGACTACGACGATGATGGCAACCTGATCGCCGTCACGCGACCGGACGGAAGCCAAGCTCGCGCCGAGTACAACGCTCTTCGTCTTCCAGTTGCCGTCATCGCGCCGGATGGTTCGGTCTCTCGGCGGGAGTACGACGAGCGCGGCAACCTCATCACATCGATCGATCCCGTCGGGGCGGTCACCAGCTACACCTATGACGATCGCGGGCATCTGACGACCATCACAGATGCGTTGGGCAACGTGCGGCGTATCGAGACGGATGCGGCAGGCTTGCCGGTGGCCCTGACTGATCCACAGGGCAACACAACCCGTTGTGTGCGCGATCCGTTTGGCCACGTCACGGAAGTGATCGATCCGCTGGGTGCTGTCACGCGACTCGGCTGGACCGTCGATGGCAAGCCTGCGTGGAGAACGCTGCCGGACGGTGCAACTGAGCGTTGGATCTACGACGGGGAAGGAAACCTACGGGTCCACGTCGACGTCTTGGGGCAGGAAACACGCACTGAGTTCACGCACTTCGACCTTCCGTCGGAAGAGATTCGCCCAGACGGCACACGCCTGCGGTTCGGCTACGACACCGAACTGCGCCTCGTGTGCGTCACCAACGAGCTAGGCGCAGTGTGGCGTTACGACTACGACGCGGTGGGCAACCTGATCCGGGAGACTGACTTCAACGGCCGCGTGGTCACCTACCAGCACGACGCCACCGGGCAGCTGGTCGCGCGTACCAACGGTGTCGGCGAAACCACGCAGTTCGCCCGCGATGCCTTCGGCAACGTCGTCGAGCGTCGCAGCGGTGCGGTCACAGCGACGTTCACCTACGACCCATTGGGGCGCTTGGTCGAAGCGATGGACGGCGACACGCGGGTGACTTTCCAGAGGGACGCGGCCGGGCGCGTCCTCGCCGAGACCATCAACGGTCGCACCGTTGCCTCGGTCTATGACGCACTGGGCCGCCGGATCCGGCGGCACACGCCCTCCGGTGCGGAGAGCGTGTGGGAATACGACGCCAACAGCCGGCCCGTTGCCCTGCACATGGCCGGGCGCACGCTACGTTTCGGCTACGACCGCGTTGGCAATGAGATCCAGCGGGAGATGGGACCGACGGCTGTCCTCACCCAGGCATGGGACGCCAACCACCGGTTGCTTTCGCAGACAGTCACCGGGGCGGCCGGGCGGCAGATCCAGCAGCGTTCGTACACCTACCGCGCTGACGGTTGTTTGACGAGCGTAGACGACAAGCTCATCGGCTCGCGCACGTTCGAACTCGACCGAGCAGGCCGTGTCACCGTCGTCGCTGGAACTGGCTGGACCGAGCGCTACGCCTATGACGCTGCGGGCAACCTCACTCACGCCTCATGGCCGACGTCGCCTGGTGCGGATGCCGAAGCGCTTGGTGACCGCGAGTACAGCGGTACCCTGATCCGCCGCGCGGGCAGGGTTCGCTACGAGTACGATGCTCAAGGTCGCGTCGTGTTGCGCCAGCGCAAGCGCCTGTCTCACAAGCCAGAAACCTGGCGTTACTCCTGGGATGCTGATGACCGCTTGGTCGAAGTCCTCACCCCGACCGGGGCACGCTGGCGCTATCGCTATGATCCGCTCGGACGCCGGGTGGCGAAACAGCGGCTGACGCCGGATGGCTCAGGTATTGTTGAGCAAGTTGAGTTCACCTGGGACGACACGGTTCTCGTGGAACAGGCACACACTGACGGTGTGCCCAACGGCCCGCAGCTGGCCGATCGCCGGGTGATGGTGTGGGACTACGAACCTGGCACGTTTCGTCCTCTGGTCCAGCGGGAACGCTCGCAGCTCCGCGACGCGCCCCAGCAGTGGTTTGACGAGCAGTTCTACTCGATCGTCACTGACCTTGTCGGCACGCCGACAGAACTGGTGAACGACCAAGGCGGCATCGCTTGGTACCACCGGACCACGTTGTGGGGTGTCACAACGGACCGAAGTCGCACCGGCGTCTACACTCCGCTACGCTTCCCGGGCCAGTACGCTGATCCGGAAACGGGCTTCAACTACAACTTCCACCGCCATTACGACGCGGTGACCGGGCGGTACGGCAGCAGTGACCCGATCGGTCTGGAAGGAGGTGTGAACCCGCATCTGTACGTTCCCAACCCCCATACCTGGCTCGACCCGCTCGGGTTGAAGTGCACTAGCGCAGAAGAGGCGCTGCGTGACTGGAAGAGCAGGAAGATGTGGTTCGGGAACGAGCAGTTCCTCCTCGACAAGGCTGGGATGAAGCACTTCCTGGAGCGGCATCATCCGGACTACTGGACCGGGGAAACCAAGAAGACGCAAACCTTCTTCGACAGGAGTATGTCCGTCAAGGACATAGAAAATGTCGCAGTCGAGGTCATGCACCAGAACCGGGGCGAGCTCATCGAAAAGGGAACCAATGGAATGTACCAGATTTCCGGGGTGGTGGACGGAAAAGAATACGTTCTCGGATTGAACCGCGGCCGCGTTGGTCAGCTCTACCCGAAACCTTGA
- a CDS encoding SMI1/KNR4 family protein, with amino-acid sequence MTTGLQAAARRLARGVRTGHTGPAVVWLRIGGGATRITYPVGVEVDLEPDFFDAKSALTELLPVPSGSRPLVVELVVHESGRFELAHSTDLESESRVVLDEDFRLPNHPLPGMALPPGSAHTGAPTDPAVLAEVSALFEEFVERYEQIKGRPPALRPGYSEQEIAAAEADLGVRLPEDLRALYRMTRDDAAETGLLGRFSPYPLDDVVEYHQPGSLGWNDGPFDDAVVFESNPPGTIKRLSRNDWWITFATDFAMNNLAVDLDPAEHGRPGQVFEYGRDVPGPPEYVAGSVTELLEGVVTALREGDYEDEDPESDYLQTHAGSAGGGFGERVYHDFGSRDLAEVVETAHDAQRLVLNDAVELDPAALAPLRTLRELRINRAKLVVPSVADLPALECLAVEAGRIDLDALAHQQTLWDLKLAGSAEAVDLTVLRTLPSLTRLDLSGVEAADLAPLADLPGLRVLVLNAQQWDALRRAGLRPPRLAAAERAGTSSLRDTADWTEWLTGHRLPLHTVTGTTK; translated from the coding sequence ATGACGACGGGACTCCAGGCGGCGGCCCGGCGGTTGGCGCGAGGCGTGCGCACCGGGCACACCGGACCTGCGGTCGTGTGGCTGCGCATCGGGGGCGGCGCGACGCGGATCACGTACCCGGTGGGTGTCGAGGTCGACCTCGAACCCGACTTCTTCGACGCCAAGTCGGCGCTGACCGAACTGCTCCCCGTGCCGTCCGGGAGCCGGCCGCTGGTCGTGGAGCTGGTGGTGCACGAGTCCGGCCGGTTCGAGCTGGCCCACAGCACGGACCTGGAGTCGGAGTCGCGCGTGGTGCTCGACGAGGACTTCCGGTTGCCCAACCACCCGTTGCCCGGCATGGCGCTGCCGCCGGGGTCGGCGCACACCGGGGCGCCCACCGATCCGGCCGTGCTGGCCGAGGTTTCCGCCCTGTTCGAGGAGTTCGTCGAACGGTACGAGCAGATCAAGGGGCGCCCGCCCGCGCTGCGCCCCGGCTACTCCGAGCAGGAGATCGCCGCGGCCGAGGCCGACCTGGGCGTGAGGCTGCCGGAGGACCTCCGGGCGCTGTACCGGATGACCCGCGACGACGCGGCGGAAACCGGTCTGCTGGGCCGGTTCTCGCCCTACCCGCTGGACGACGTCGTCGAGTACCACCAGCCGGGTTCGCTGGGCTGGAACGACGGGCCGTTCGACGACGCGGTGGTCTTCGAGTCGAACCCGCCGGGCACCATCAAGCGCCTGTCCCGCAACGACTGGTGGATCACCTTCGCCACCGACTTCGCGATGAACAACCTCGCCGTCGACCTCGACCCGGCCGAGCACGGCAGGCCGGGCCAGGTCTTCGAGTACGGGCGCGACGTCCCCGGTCCGCCGGAGTACGTGGCGGGTTCGGTGACCGAGCTGCTGGAGGGTGTCGTCACCGCGCTCCGCGAGGGGGACTACGAGGACGAGGACCCCGAGTCGGACTACCTGCAGACGCACGCCGGCTCCGCGGGCGGGGGTTTCGGCGAGCGGGTCTACCACGACTTCGGCAGCCGGGACCTGGCGGAGGTCGTCGAGACCGCCCACGACGCGCAGCGCCTCGTGCTCAACGACGCGGTCGAGCTGGACCCGGCGGCGCTGGCGCCGCTGCGGACCCTGCGCGAGCTGCGGATCAACCGCGCGAAGCTGGTCGTGCCGTCGGTGGCCGACCTCCCCGCCCTGGAGTGCCTGGCAGTTGAGGCGGGACGCATCGACCTCGACGCCCTGGCGCACCAGCAGACGCTGTGGGACCTGAAGTTGGCCGGCTCCGCCGAGGCGGTGGACCTGACGGTGCTGCGCACCCTGCCGTCCCTCACCCGGCTCGACCTCTCGGGAGTGGAGGCCGCGGACCTCGCCCCGCTGGCGGACCTGCCCGGTCTGCGCGTGCTGGTCCTCAACGCCCAGCAGTGGGACGCGCTGCGCCGTGCGGGTCTCCGCCCACCCCGCCTCGCCGCAGCCGAACGAGCGGGCACCAGCTCCCTCCGCGACACCGCGGACTGGACCGAATGGCTCACCGGCCACCGGCTCCCCCTCCACACCGTCACCGGCACCACGAAGTGA
- a CDS encoding WXG100 family type VII secretion target yields MSDGALVAPVESTRKPWTGSGLAEGVEGLVTSIQNEDWVSGALAGMGLGLEVASTVLDPFSALLSNGIGWAMEYFEPLREILDELTGMPDVVRSHAATWNNMAEELGSMAEDLKSSLENDLPDWQGEAADAYQAMMANNVEAIGGLAAISAAMASATEGAGGLVEMTREIVRDLIADLVARVIVWAAEAIFVVTIPVIAAQITSAVVKWVGRIFTYVTSLIDSLTNLSKLLNG; encoded by the coding sequence ATGAGCGACGGTGCGCTGGTCGCGCCGGTCGAATCGACCCGCAAGCCGTGGACCGGCTCCGGGCTGGCCGAGGGCGTCGAGGGGCTCGTCACCTCCATCCAGAACGAGGACTGGGTGTCCGGCGCGCTGGCCGGGATGGGGCTGGGGCTCGAAGTCGCCTCCACCGTGCTCGACCCGTTCAGCGCGCTGCTGTCCAACGGCATCGGCTGGGCCATGGAGTACTTCGAGCCGTTGCGGGAGATCCTCGACGAGCTCACCGGCATGCCGGACGTGGTCAGGTCCCACGCCGCGACGTGGAACAACATGGCCGAGGAACTCGGCTCCATGGCCGAAGACCTCAAGTCGAGCCTGGAGAACGACCTTCCCGACTGGCAGGGGGAGGCGGCCGACGCCTACCAGGCGATGATGGCCAACAACGTGGAGGCCATCGGCGGTCTGGCCGCGATCTCGGCAGCGATGGCCTCGGCCACCGAAGGCGCCGGCGGCCTGGTGGAGATGACCCGGGAGATCGTCCGCGACCTCATCGCCGACCTGGTGGCACGGGTGATCGTGTGGGCGGCGGAAGCGATCTTCGTGGTGACGATCCCGGTGATCGCGGCCCAGATCACCTCCGCGGTGGTCAAGTGGGTCGGCCGCATCTTCACCTACGTCACGAGCCTGATCGACAGCCTCACGAACCTGAGCAAGCTCTTGAACGGATGA
- a CDS encoding MerR family transcriptional regulator has product MAEYRIDDLARAAGTTVRNVRVYQDRELLPPPRRQGRTAIYSDAHLVRLRLIINMLERGYAFAQIKEMITAWESGRSLGDVLGLEEVVGESWAEEAPRAVSAAELRRMFGTQFSTANVKRAVELGLLERRGRGFVSPSPQLLDAGAELVSLGVPLREVLDLAEQLQQDIDHVAGHLVEVVRKHVLTRPVPTQEEIPYYSEVLHRLRPLVMSALNAAAARSAARVIPEVLGDRLIEMLANEDQAKRA; this is encoded by the coding sequence GTGGCGGAATACCGGATCGACGATCTTGCTCGGGCGGCGGGTACGACGGTGCGCAACGTGCGCGTCTACCAGGACCGGGAGCTGCTGCCACCACCTCGGCGGCAGGGGCGGACGGCGATCTACTCCGACGCGCACCTGGTCCGGCTTCGGCTGATCATCAACATGCTGGAGCGGGGCTACGCGTTCGCCCAGATCAAGGAGATGATCACGGCCTGGGAGTCGGGGCGCAGCCTCGGCGACGTGCTCGGGCTGGAGGAGGTCGTCGGGGAGTCCTGGGCGGAGGAGGCGCCGCGCGCCGTGTCCGCCGCTGAGCTGCGCCGGATGTTCGGCACGCAGTTCAGCACCGCCAACGTCAAGCGCGCGGTCGAGCTCGGGCTGCTGGAGCGGCGCGGGCGCGGGTTCGTCTCGCCGAGCCCGCAGCTGCTGGACGCCGGTGCCGAGCTGGTCAGCCTCGGCGTCCCGCTCCGCGAGGTGCTGGACCTGGCCGAGCAGCTCCAGCAGGACATCGACCACGTCGCCGGCCACCTGGTGGAGGTGGTGCGCAAGCACGTGCTGACCCGTCCGGTGCCGACCCAGGAGGAGATCCCGTACTACAGCGAGGTGCTGCACCGCCTGCGCCCGCTGGTGATGTCGGCGCTCAACGCGGCGGCAGCCCGCTCCGCGGCGCGGGTCATCCCGGAAGTGCTCGGCGACCGCCTGATCGAGATGCTCGCCAACGAGGACCAGGCCAAGCGGGCCTGA